Proteins co-encoded in one Chrysemys picta bellii isolate R12L10 chromosome 13, ASM1138683v2, whole genome shotgun sequence genomic window:
- the LOC101945528 gene encoding mast cell protease 1A-like, giving the protein MLLLLLLLPAAILLPLRAQAGWIIGGNVSSPHSRPYMAYLEVSMGPVNTQTCGGLLVKKDFVLTAAHCSCIAGNITVILGAHNVHEPEETQQRLRVRRIIPHPEFTRDPFTNDLLLLQLEKKVEVTKEVKLLRLPSAHSTPKAEEKCLVAGWGLTSPNAFMPPSTLHEVQVQVLDEDTCTMFYPGYEHASMLCAGRPFQRGSAYMGDSGGPLVCNGVPQGIVSYGRVDGSPPAIYTRLTKFVPWIRRQMRLFQQ; this is encoded by the exons GGTGGATCATCGGTGGGAACGTATCTTCGCCACACTCCAGACCCTACATGGCTTACCTGGAGGTGAGCATGGGCCCGGTGAATACACAGACGTGCGGAGGGCTGTTGGTGAAGAAGGACTTTGTCCTGACGGCTGCTCACTGCAGCTGTATTGCAGG CAACATCACAGTCATCCTCGGAGCCCACAATGTCCACGAGCCGGAGGAAACCCAGCAGCGCCTGCGTGTGCGACGCATCATCCCCCACCCAGAATTCACCAGGGACCCCTTCACCAACGACCTCTTGCTTCTGCAG CTGGAGAAGAAGGTGGAGGTGACGAAGGAGGTGAAGCTGCTCAGGTTGCCCTCGGCTCATTCCACCCCGAAAgcagaggagaagtgcctggTAGCCGGATGGGGTCTCACTAGCCCGAATGCCTTTATGCCCCCTAGTACCCTGCATGAAGTGCAAGTGCAGGTGCTGGATGAGGACACGTGCACCATGTTTTATCCTGGCTATGAGCACGCCAGCATGCTGTGTGCAGGGAGGCCCTTCCAGAGGGGATCGGCTTACATG GGGGATTCCGGGGGTCCCCTGGTGTGTAACGGGGTACCCCAGGGCATTGTTTCCTATGGACGAGTGGACGGTTCTCCACCTGCGATATACACACGGCTTACTAAATTCGTTCCGTGGATTAGGCGACAGATGCGCTTGTTCCAGCAGTAA